The following proteins come from a genomic window of Thiothrix unzii:
- a CDS encoding MBL fold metallo-hydrolase yields the protein MKQPVLHWLGGIALLALSLNTWAADKPIHQGIVDNYKAEKVSDHVYVIHGPAGQPDKENQGFINNPGFIVGDSEVAVIDPGSSAAIGRAVLAHIRKVTDKPITKVFITHIHGDHWLGNQAMKESNADAKFYASAGMIEDAKNGAGDSWIETMNTMTENATAGTELVIPTEVLTQDQAIKVGSVTVKAHLVDGKAHTSNEVMFEVVEDKLLFTGDTISNKRLILMDEGSFPGSAKNAERIVAMGMKTIVPGHGATGDNSIVTAYGDYMSKVYEGVKALRDDMEAHEMKPKIAEKLTAYNDWHSMDDTLGKHITDVTQP from the coding sequence ATGAAACAACCCGTACTGCATTGGCTGGGTGGTATCGCGCTGCTGGCATTGAGCTTGAACACTTGGGCAGCCGATAAGCCGATTCATCAAGGCATAGTGGATAACTATAAAGCCGAAAAAGTCTCGGATCATGTTTATGTGATTCACGGCCCCGCAGGGCAGCCCGACAAGGAGAACCAAGGCTTCATCAATAATCCGGGCTTCATCGTGGGCGATAGCGAAGTGGCGGTGATTGACCCCGGTTCCAGTGCTGCGATTGGGCGGGCAGTATTGGCGCATATCCGTAAAGTTACTGATAAACCGATTACCAAAGTGTTTATTACCCATATTCATGGCGATCATTGGTTAGGCAATCAAGCCATGAAAGAGTCCAATGCGGATGCTAAGTTTTACGCCAGCGCAGGTATGATTGAAGACGCGAAAAATGGCGCAGGCGATAGCTGGATTGAAACCATGAATACCATGACCGAAAACGCAACGGCGGGCACGGAATTGGTCATTCCAACCGAAGTGTTAACCCAAGATCAGGCCATCAAAGTCGGCAGCGTTACAGTCAAGGCGCATTTGGTCGACGGTAAAGCACACACTTCCAACGAAGTCATGTTTGAAGTGGTTGAAGATAAATTGTTGTTTACCGGTGACACCATTAGCAACAAACGTTTGATTCTGATGGACGAAGGCAGCTTCCCCGGCAGTGCTAAAAACGCTGAACGTATTGTTGCGATGGGGATGAAAACCATTGTTCCTGGTCACGGTGCAACCGGCGATAACAGCATTGTCACGGCTTATGGCGATTACATGAGCAAAGTCTATGAAGGTGTTAAAGCCTTACGCGATGACATGGAAGCGCACGAAATGAAACCGAAAATTGCTGAAAAACTGACAGCCTACAACGACTGGCACAGCATGGACGATACCCTCGGCAAGCACATTACTGATGTTACGCAGCCCTAA